One segment of Paraburkholderia sp. PGU19 DNA contains the following:
- a CDS encoding DUF4148 domain-containing protein, producing MKSLIQAVVIAAALAAPVAAFAQSNQPITRAQVRAELVQLEKAGYHPGDGDNTTYPEEIQAAEAKVAAQNNATGIGGVTSGSFGAGHAAVSKADWDAMYNRP from the coding sequence ATGAAGTCTCTGATCCAAGCCGTTGTTATTGCCGCTGCCCTTGCTGCCCCCGTAGCCGCATTCGCGCAGTCGAACCAACCCATCACCCGTGCACAGGTACGCGCCGAACTCGTTCAACTCGAGAAGGCTGGGTATCATCCCGGCGATGGCGACAACACCACTTATCCGGAAGAGATTCAGGCAGCCGAAGCGAAGGTCGCTGCGCAGAACAATGCGACAGGCATCGGTGGCGTCACGAGCGGATCGTTCGGCGCGGGACACGCGGCCGTCTCGAAGGCGGACTGGGACGCGATGTACAACCGTCCGTAA
- a CDS encoding RidA family protein — translation MAKIEAKLAEMGLILPQPLQMPANVQMSLPFAWVRVSGKRAFVSGHVPLSADGTIAQPIGKVGAEVSRDEGYFAARRVALAHLASLQRALGDLDRITAWLRVLAMINVAPGFDQMPRIANGFSDLILELFGPDIGTHARSAVGMALPFGVPVECEAEVEID, via the coding sequence ATGGCCAAAATCGAAGCGAAGTTGGCGGAAATGGGATTGATATTGCCGCAGCCACTACAAATGCCGGCCAATGTCCAGATGTCATTGCCCTTTGCATGGGTACGCGTGAGCGGCAAGCGGGCATTCGTCTCAGGACATGTGCCGCTGAGCGCGGACGGCACAATCGCACAACCCATTGGCAAAGTCGGCGCCGAAGTCTCGCGAGACGAAGGTTATTTTGCTGCGCGCCGCGTGGCGCTTGCTCATTTGGCGAGTCTCCAGCGAGCGCTGGGCGACCTGGATCGTATTACAGCATGGCTGCGCGTTCTGGCAATGATCAATGTCGCGCCTGGCTTCGACCAGATGCCACGTATCGCAAATGGCTTCTCGGATCTTATTCTTGAGCTATTTGGCCCAGACATCGGGACACACGCGCGCTCCGCAGTCGGCATGGCGTTGCCTTTTGGGGTGCCCGTCGAATGTGAAGCGGAGGTTGAGATCGACTGA
- a CDS encoding Zn-dependent hydrolase, which yields MHDFPRINPVRLLDDLKTLRSFGANGPGVVRLSLSPVDMAARRWLAGRMTDAGLDATIDGVGTVFGRSRKSGPALVIGSHTDTQPTGGWLDGALGVIYGLEIARALDECAATRDFAVDVGSWIDEEGTFSSFLGSRSFVGDAIDASLQHARNRDGVLLGDALTQAGVANVPRVVLDRARQRAYLEPHIEQGGRLEASGKSIGVVTTIVGIREFQLRFTGQRNHAGTTPISIRRDAGAALVAFIARIDAVFGRLADADTVWTVGRIDLDPGSFSVVPGKADMYLQFRDGKPERLHAMESALAALVDEWNVQHAVQVELIPCDGPEEPVVMDTALQQHIAQAAEAVAPGQWIRMPSGASHDAQVIAHHIPACMLFVPSIGGVSHDFIEDTAEAHIVLGCEVAARAAAGIVEALRGSA from the coding sequence GTGCACGACTTCCCGCGCATCAATCCCGTTCGCCTGCTCGACGATCTCAAGACCTTGCGCAGCTTTGGCGCCAATGGACCCGGCGTGGTGCGCCTGTCGCTCTCACCGGTCGATATGGCGGCGCGTCGCTGGCTCGCGGGGCGCATGACGGATGCCGGGCTGGATGCAACGATCGATGGCGTCGGGACGGTGTTCGGGCGCTCGCGCAAGTCCGGCCCGGCGCTGGTTATCGGCTCGCACACCGATACGCAGCCGACTGGCGGCTGGCTGGATGGCGCGCTCGGCGTGATTTATGGCCTCGAAATCGCACGCGCCCTTGACGAATGCGCTGCGACCCGCGACTTCGCGGTAGATGTTGGATCGTGGATCGACGAAGAGGGCACGTTTTCGAGTTTTCTTGGCAGTCGCAGTTTCGTCGGCGATGCGATCGATGCGTCGCTACAGCACGCGCGCAATCGTGACGGCGTGTTGCTCGGCGATGCGCTCACACAGGCGGGCGTGGCAAATGTGCCGCGCGTGGTGCTCGATCGCGCGAGGCAACGCGCGTATCTCGAACCGCATATCGAGCAGGGCGGCCGGCTGGAAGCATCCGGGAAGTCGATCGGCGTGGTGACGACGATTGTCGGCATCCGCGAGTTTCAGTTGCGCTTCACCGGGCAGCGGAATCACGCGGGCACGACGCCGATTTCCATCCGACGGGATGCGGGCGCGGCGCTGGTTGCGTTCATCGCGCGTATTGACGCTGTGTTTGGCCGGCTGGCGGACGCGGATACGGTGTGGACTGTCGGCCGGATCGATCTCGATCCGGGTTCGTTCAGTGTGGTGCCGGGCAAGGCCGATATGTACTTGCAGTTCCGTGACGGTAAGCCCGAGCGGCTGCATGCGATGGAAAGCGCGCTTGCTGCGCTAGTGGATGAGTGGAATGTGCAGCATGCCGTGCAGGTTGAACTGATACCTTGCGATGGTCCAGAGGAGCCTGTCGTGATGGATACGGCGTTGCAGCAGCATATTGCGCAAGCGGCCGAGGCAGTCGCGCCGGGTCAGTGGATTCGCATGCCGAGCGGTGCGTCCCACGATGCGCAGGTGATCGCGCATCACATTCCCGCTTGCATGCTTTTCGTGCCGAGCATCGGCGGCGTCAGTCACGATTTCATCGAGGATACCGCCGAGGCGCATATCGTACTCGGGTGTGAGGTGGCAGCGCGTGCAGCGGCGGGGATCGTGGAGGCGTTGCGGGGTTCAGCTTAA